A DNA window from Solanum lycopersicum chromosome 3, SLM_r2.1 contains the following coding sequences:
- the LOC101259229 gene encoding cell division cycle protein 48 homolog isoform X1: MADPKSSTSDSKNNKKDFATAILERKRSPNRLIVDEAINDDNSVVSMHPAKMEELQLFRGDTVLLKGKKRKDTVCVVLADEQCEEHKVRLNKVVRANLRIRLGDVVSVHQCPDVKYAKRVHILPIDDTIEGMTGNLFDAYLKPYFLESYRPVRKGDLFVVRGGMRSVEFKVVETEPGEYCVVAPDTEIFCEGEPIKREEEERLNEVGYDDVGGMRKQMAQIRELVELPLRHPQLFKSIGVKPPKGILLYGPPGSGKTLIGRAVANETGAFFFLINGPEIMSKLAGESEGNLRKAFEEAEKNAPSIIFIDELDSIAPKREKTHGEVERRIVSQLLTLMDGLKSRSHVIVMGATNRPNSIDPALRRFGRFDREIDIGVPDEIGRLEILRIHTKNMKLDDNVDLERVARDTHGYVGADLAALCTEAALQCIREKMDVIDLEDETIDAEVLNSMAVTNEHFQTALGASNPSALRETVVEVPNTSWEDIGGLENVKRELQETVQYPVEHPEKFEKFGMSPSKGVLFYGPPGCGKTLLAKAIANECQANFISVKGPELLTMWFGESEANVREIFDKARQSAPCVLFFDELDSIATQRGNSVGDAGGAADRVLNQLLTEMDGMTAKKTVFIIGATNRPDIIDPALLRPGRLDQLIYIPLPDEASRLQIFKACLRKSPVAKDVDLSALAQYTHGFSGADITEICQRACKYAIRENIEMDIERERKRSLNPEAMDEDDTDEVAEIKAAHFEESMKYARRSVSDADIRKYQLFAQTLQQSRGLGTEFKFAEHAANATPTGATADPFASVNAAGDEDDLYS; encoded by the exons ATGGCGGACCCGAAATCTTCCACTTCCGACTC gaaaaacaataaaaaggatTTTGCTACGGCAATTTTGGAGAGGAAGAGATCTCCTAACCGCCTTATTGTTGATGAGGCTATAAATGATGATAATTCAGTGGTATCTATGCACCCTGCTAAAATGGAAGAGCTCCAGCTGTTTAGAGGAGATACTGTATTGCTAAAG GGTAAAAAACGGAAGGACACTGTTTGTGTTGTCCTTGCGGATGAGCAATGTGAAGAACATAAGGTCAGATTGAACAAAGTCGTTCGGGCGAACCTTCGGATTCGTCTTGGGGATGTTGTATCTGTGCACCAGTGTCCTGATGTTAAGTATGCGAAGCGTGTtcatattcttcctattgatgaTACAATTGAAGGCATGACTGGCAACCTGTTTGATGCCTACTTGAAGC CATACTTCTTGGAGTCTTACCGCCCTGTGAGAAAGGGCGATCTCTTTGTAGTCAGAGGTGGCATGCGCAGTGTTGAGTTTAAAGTGGTTGAGACGGAGCCTGGAGAATATTGTGTTGTAGCACCTGATACAGAGATCTTTTGTGAGGGAGAACCAATCAAGCGTGAAGAGGAGGAGAGACTAAATGAAGTTGGATATGATGATGTTGGGGGTATGAGGAAGCAAATGGCTCAGATCCGTGAGCTGGTTGAACTCCCTCTGAGGCATCCGCAGTTGTTCAAGTCGATTGGTGTGAAACCACCAAAAGGTATTCTTCTCTATGGTCCCCCCGGATCGGGGAAAACCCTGATTGGAAGAGCTGTGGCAAATGAGACGGGtgcctttttctttttgattaatgGGCCTGAAATTATGTCCAAATTGGCTGGTGAGAGTGAGGGTAACTTGAGGAAGGCATTTGAGGAAGCCGAAAAGAATGCGCCatctattatatttattgatgagTTAGACTCGATTGCTCCAAAGAGAGAAAAGACACATGGTGAAGTTGAGCGGCGAATAGTTTCCCAACTTCTGACATTAATGGATGGACTCAAGTCTCGATCACATGTGATTGTCATGGGGGCTACCAACAGACCAAACAGTATTGATCCTGCTCTCAGGAGATTTGGAAGATTTGATCGGGAGATTGACATTGGCGTACCAGATGAAATAGGGAGGCTGGAGATCCTACGTATTCATACTAAAAACATGAAGCTCGATGATAAT GTTGATCTAGAGAGGGTTGCAAGAGACACACATGGTTATGTCGGAGCTGATCTTGCTGCCTTGTGCACTGAGGCTGCACTGCAGTGTATCAGGGAGAAAATGGATGTTATTGACTTGGAGGATGAGACCATTGATGCTGAAGTGTTGAATTCAATGGCTGTGACTAATGAGCATTTTCAAACTGCTCTGGGTGCTTCAAATCCATCAGCACTAAGAGAAACG GTAGTGGAGGTTCCCAATACATCTTGGGAGGATATTGGGGGGCTGGAAAATGTCAAGCGGGAACTTCAAGAG ACTGTTCAGTACCCGGTCGAGCATCCTGAAAAGTTTGAGAAGTTTGGAATGTCACCCTCCAAAGGGGTACTTTTCTATGGACCACCTGGTTGTGGCAAAACTTTACTGGCCAAGGCTATCGCAAATGAGTGTCAGGCTAACTTTATAAGTGTGAAAGGACCGGAGTTGCTTACGATGTGGTTTGGAGAAAGTGAAGCGAATGTTCGGGAAATATTTGACAAGGCACGGCAATCTGCTCCATGTGTACTGTTCTTTGATGAACTCGATTCCATTGCTACGCAG AGAGGAAATTCGGTGGGAGATGCTGGTGGTGCTGCTGATAGAGTACTCAATCAATTGTTGACGGAGATGGATGGAATGACAGCAAAAAAAACAGTTTTCATTATTGGGGCAACAAATAGGCCAGACATTATTGACCCTGCATTGCTCAGACCAGGTCGTCTTGACCAATTAATTTACATCCCCCTCCCGGATGAAGCTTCTCGTCTTCAAATCTTCAAAGCATGCTTGCGTAAGTCCCCTGTCGCAAAGGACGTGGATCTGTCAGCTCTAGCACAGTATACACATGGTTTTAGTGGTGCAGACATAACCGAGATTTGTCAGCGAGCATGCAAATATGCCATTAGGGAAAACATTGAAATG GAtattgagagagagaggaagaggAGCTTGAACCCTGAAGCCATGGATGAAGATGACACCGATGAAGTGGCTGAAATAAAGGCTGCACACTTTGAGGAGTCCATGAAATATGCTCGAAGAAGTGTGAGTGATGCTGACATTAGGAAGTACCAGCTTTTTGCTCAAACATTACAACAATCACGCGGACTTGGAACTGAGTTCAAATTTGCTGAGCATGCAGCTAATGCTACACCAACCGGGGCAACAGCCGACCCATTTGCTTCTGTTAATGCTGCTGGAGACGAGGATGATTTGTACAGTTAA
- the LOC101255980 gene encoding F-box protein At3g57590-like: MEKYGNEYITSEIISWLPVKSIVRFKCVCKAWNTWIEHPNFSKLQLARSQGLTRLLFELYPCKSYRSKKKKKQRRLERYSLEFTRRFYFEDMFICSNHCNGLVCLYSSKDGQVYLFNVSTREFKALPVSVEGVRKNSMDPRLYLGFDKVTEKYKLLHIIRIPNSPRIMKHMILTLGTNSWRSISIPIDCFMNHARHIYIDGFLYGIDTCAYFDFREEKFGNLAHKQHCRCRVSLNVMQTALQGKLIVRCGRSGENVICNDPKKDFTEFVDYHSDDISEKVVILETEERTDRPTETLDAVLATASIINAPTSLLNPELFRIVHVSSFVDNVIPLTSLF, encoded by the coding sequence ATGGAGAAGTATGGTAATGAATACATAACATCAGAGATTATATCATGGCTTCCGGTGAAATCTATCGTGCGATTCAAATGTGTTTGTAAAGCTTGGAACACTTGGATAGAACATCCCAATTTTTCCAAATTGCAGCTAGCCCGTTCTCAAGGCCTTACCCGTCTTTTGTTTGAACTATACCCATGTAAATCGTATcgttcaaaaaagaaaaagaagcaaaGACGATTAGAAAGATATTCTTTAGAATTCACAAGAcgtttttattttgaagatatGTTTATATGCTCAAATCACTGCAATGGCCTTGTCTGTCTGTATAGCTCTAAAGACGGTCAAGTTTATTTGTTCAATGTGAGCACGAGGGAGTTTAAGGCTTTACCTGTGTCTGTGGAAGGGGTGAGGAAGAATTCAATGGATCCTAGATTGTATTTGGGATTTGATAAGGTAACGGAAAAATACAAGTTGCTCCATATTATTAGGATACCTAATTCCCCAAGAATAATGAAGCATATGATTCTAACTCTAGGAACCAATTCATGGAGATCAATCAGTATTCCGATAGATTGTTTTATGAATCATGCCAGACATATTTACATTGACGGGTTTCTTTACGGCATAGATACTTGTGCCTACTTTGATTTTAGAGAGGAAAAATTTGGGAATCTTGCACACAAACAACATTGTCGGTGTAGAGTCAGTTTGAATGTGATGCAAACTGCATTACAGGGGAAACTGATTGTGCGGTGCGGAAGGAGTGGTGAAAATGTCATATGCAATGACCCTAAAAAGGATTTTACGGAATTTGTGGATTATCATTCCGATGATATATCAGAGAAAGTTGTGATTCTTGAAACAGAAGAGAGGACGGACAGGCCGACGGAGACCCTGGACGCTGTTTTAGCAACAGCTAGCATTATTAATGCCCCAACTTCTTTGCTGAACCCTGAGCTATTCAGAATAGTACATGTCAGCAGTTTTGTCGACAACGTTATCCCATTAACATCgttattttga
- the LOC101259524 gene encoding LRR receptor-like serine/threonine-protein kinase RGI3 — MPVYSWTLFFFFLFTTTSSALNPQGQALLLWKTTSLNGSLDVLSNWDPTDETPCGWFGLTCNFNKEVVELELKYVDLLGIVPSNFSSLVSLNSLVLSGTNLSGVIPKEIGMLQGLKFLDLSDNALTGEIPTEIFHLPKLEQLHINSNRLVGSIPEDIGNLTSLVWLIFYDNQLSGGIPTSIGNLKKLEIIRGGGNKNLEGPLPQEIGNCSNLVMLGLAETSISGFLPSSLGQLKRLETLAVYTSLLSGQIPPELGDCSKLQNIYLYENSLTGSIPARLGNLKNLQNLLLWQNNLVGTIPPELGNCQQLQVIDISMNSLTGSIPESFGRLNSMQELQLSVNQISGRIPAQIGNCTGLTHIELDNNEITGSIPSEFGNLSNLTLLFLWQNRLEGEIPSSISSCYNLEAVDLSQNALTGSIPKGIFDLQKLNKLLLLSNNLSGPIPPEIGNCSSLIRLRANDNKLTGSLPPEIGRLKNLNFLDVGSNHLTGIIPPEISGCRNLTFLDLHSNSISGNLPENLDQLAILQFIDVSDNLIEGTLSPSFGSLTSLTKLVLGKNRFSGPIPTQLGSCMKLQLIDLSGNQLSGEIPASVGKIPGLEIALNLSWNQLSGEIPAEFAALDKLGVLDLSHNHLSGDLHFLADLQNLVVLNVSHNNLSGHVPDTSFFSKLPLSVLAGNPDLCFPGNQCSADKGGGVRRTKAARVAMVVLLSAACALLMAAFYIILSGKIRNRKAHDYDLDGDNDVELGPPWEVTVYQKLDLSITDVAKCLTVGNVLGRGRSGVVYKVNIPSGLTIAVKRFRASDKHSMSAFSSEIATLARIRHRNIVKLLGWAANRKTKLLFYDYLPNGTLGSFLHEGFGGLIEWETRFKIALGVAEGLAYLHHDCVPPILHRDVKAQNILLGDRYEPCLADFGLARLMEEENSSITANPQFAGSYGYFAPEYACMLKITEKSDVFSFGVVLLEIITGKKPADPSFPDGQHVIQWVRDHLKSKKDPVDVIDPRLQGHPDTQIQEMLQALGIALLCTSNRAEDRPTMKDVVALLKEIIHEHATGSEAKKTSNNSSKLSDTPSFSYSSSVTPAQLLRLQGSFNCSLTHSSSSVSYSTSNQ, encoded by the exons ATGCCTGTTTATTCATGgaccctttttttcttttttctctttactACTACCTCCTCTGCTCTCAACCCTCAAGGTCAGGCTCTTCTTTTATGGAAGACAACAAGCTTAAATGGATCATTAGATGTGTTGAGTAATTGGGATCCTACTGATGAAACTCCATGTGGTTGGTTTGGTCTTACTTGCAACTTCAATAAGGAAGTTGTTGAATTGGAATTGAAGTATGTGGATTTGCTTGGGATTGTTCCGTCCAATTTTAGCTCATTGGTGTCGTTGAATAGTCTTGTTTTGTCGGGAACCAATCTTAGCGGTGTAATTCCAAAAGAGATTGGTATGCTTCAGGGACTTAAGTTCTTGGACTTGAGTGACAATGCATTGACAGGCGAAATTCCAACTGAAATTTTTCACTTGCCAAAACTGGAGCAACTTCATATCAATTCTAACCGGCTGGTCGGATCCATCCCTGAGGACATTGGTAACCTCACTAGCTTGGTGTGGCTTATATTCTATGATAATCAGCTGAGTGGTGGAATTCCAACTAGTATTGGGAATTTGAAAAAGTTGGAGATTATTAGAGGAGGTGGAAACAAGAATCTTGAAGGTCCATTGCCTCAAGAAATTGGCAACTGCAGTAATTTGGTTATGTTAGGATTGGCAGAAACTAGCATTTCTGGTTTTTTACCTTCTTCTCTTGGCCAGCTGAAAAGACTCGAAACGCTTGCTGTTTACACCTCATTGCTCTCTGGACAAATACCACCGGAGCTCGGGGATTGCTCCAAGCtccaaaatatttatctttatgAGAATTCACTCACTGGTTCAATCCCAGCTCGGCTTGGTAACCTCAAGAACCTTCAAAACCTCCTTTTGTGGCAGAATAATTTGGTTGGAACAATCCCTCCGGAGCTTGGCAACTGTCAGCAATTACAAGTCATTGACATTTCAATGAATTCATTAACCGGAAGCATACCGGAATCATTTGGGAGATTGAATTCAATGCAAGAGTTACAGCTGAGTGTTAATCAGATTTCAGGTCGGATTCCAGCACAGATAGGAAACTGCACTGGTCTTACTCACATTGAGCTCGACAACAATGAGATAACTGGTTCCATACCATCGGAATTCGGAAACTTGTCCAACTTAACTTTGCTGTTCTTGTGGCAAAATCGCCTTGAAGGGGAAATACCTTCTTCAATTTCCTCGTGCTATAATCTCGAGGCTGTTGACTTGTCGCAGAATGCATTAACTGGTTCGATTCCTAAAGGGATATTCGATCTTCAGAAGCTGAACAAGTTACTGTTACTGTCGAATAATCTCTCTGGTCCCATTCCACCAGAGATAGGGAACTGTTCATCGCTGATTCGACTTCGGGCAAATGATAACAAGCTGACCGGATCACTGCCACCGGAGATTGGGAGATTGAAGAACTTGAATTTCCTTGATGTCGGATCTAATCACCTCACCGGGATCATTCCACCGGAGATCTCTGGATGCCGGAATCTGACATTTCTAGACTTGCATTCCAACTCAATCAGTGGGAATTTACCGGAGAATTTGGATCAGCTGGCTATCCTCCAGTTCATTGATGTTTCCGATAATTTAATTGAAGGCACTTTGAGTCCGAGTTTCGGTTCACTGACTTCACTCACCAAACTTGTTCTGGGTAAGAACAGGTTTTCTGGTCCTATTCCAACTCAACTCGGTTCCTGCATGAAGCTTCAGTTGATTGACTTGAGTGGTAACCAACTCTCCGGCGAGATTCCGGCGAGTGTTGGTAAAATCCCTGGTCTAGAAATTGCACTGAACCTCAGCTGGAATCAGCTTTCCGGTGAAATTCCGGCAGAGTTCGCCGCATTGGACAAGCTTGGAGTGCTTGATCTTTCTCATAATCACCTCTCGGGGGACCTACATTTTCTCGCGGACCTACAAAATCTCGTGGTTCTGAATGTCTCGCACAACAATTTATCGGGGCACGTGCCTGACACCTCATTCTTCTCTAAGCTCCCACTCAGTGTACTTGCAGGCAATCCAGATCTATGCTTTCCCGGCAACCAGTGCTCCGCCGACAAGGGCGGCGGTGTCCGTCGTACCAAAGCGGCGAGGGTGGCGATGGTGGTGTTGCTTAGCGCAGCTTGCGCCCTCCTTATGGCAGCTTTCTACATCATCCTCAGCGGCAAAATACGGAACCGCAAGGCCCACGATTACGATCTAGATGGCGACAATGACGTTGAACTTGGCCCACCATGGGAGGTCACAGTATACCAAAAACTCGACTTATCTATAACTGACGTCGCAAAATGTTTAACCGTTGGCAACGTCCTCGGCCGTGGTCGGTCCGGAGTTGTGTATAAGGTGAATATCCCGTCAGGATTGACGATCGCTGTGAAAAGATTCCGAGCATCGGACAAGCACTCAATGTCGGCATTCTCGTCGGAGATTGCCACGCTGGCACGAATTCGACATCGGAACATCGTTAAATTACTTGGCTGGGCAGCAAATAGAAAGACAAAGCTATTGTTCTATGATTATTTACCAAATGGTACATTAGGTTCATTTTTACATGAAGGTTTTGGAGGGTTAATTGAGTGGGAAACCAGATTCAAGATTGCATTAGGGGTGGCTGAGGGCTTAGCCTACTTGCACCACGACTGCGTTCCGCCCATCCTCCACCGCGATGTCAAGGCTCAGAACATTTTGTTAGGTGATCGTTACGAGCCGTGTTTAGCTGATTTTGGACTTGCTAGACTCATGGAGGAGGAAAATTCTTCAATTACAGCAAATCCTCAGTTTGCTGGATCTTATGGCTACTTTGCCCCAG AGTACGCTTGTATGCTAAAGATTACAGAGAAGAGCGATGTTTTTAGCTTTGGAGTTGTGTTGCTAGAAATCATTACTGGGAAAAAGCCAGCCGACCCATCCTTCCCTGATGGACAACATGTTATACAATGGGTTCGCGACCACCTAAAGAGCAAGAAAGATCCAGTTGACGTAATTGATCCAAGGTTACAAGGGCATCCTGATACACAAATTCAAGAAATGCTTCAAGCCCTTGGAATAGCCCTGTTGTGTACTAGTAATCGGGCTGAAGATCGTCCAACAATGAAAGATGTGGTGGCATTACTCAAGGAGATTATCCATGAGCATGCAACAGGAAGTGAAGCTAAAAAGACATCGAACAACTCCTCAAAATTGTCTGATACTCCATCATTTTCCTATTCTTCATCCGTCACTCCAGCACAGTTGCTACGGCTCCAAGGGTCTTTTAATTGCTCTCTTACTCACTCATCCTCCTCCGTTAGCTATAGCACCAGCAACCAGTAA
- the LOC101259229 gene encoding cell division cycle protein 48 homolog isoform X2 yields the protein MHPAKMEELQLFRGDTVLLKGKKRKDTVCVVLADEQCEEHKVRLNKVVRANLRIRLGDVVSVHQCPDVKYAKRVHILPIDDTIEGMTGNLFDAYLKPYFLESYRPVRKGDLFVVRGGMRSVEFKVVETEPGEYCVVAPDTEIFCEGEPIKREEEERLNEVGYDDVGGMRKQMAQIRELVELPLRHPQLFKSIGVKPPKGILLYGPPGSGKTLIGRAVANETGAFFFLINGPEIMSKLAGESEGNLRKAFEEAEKNAPSIIFIDELDSIAPKREKTHGEVERRIVSQLLTLMDGLKSRSHVIVMGATNRPNSIDPALRRFGRFDREIDIGVPDEIGRLEILRIHTKNMKLDDNVDLERVARDTHGYVGADLAALCTEAALQCIREKMDVIDLEDETIDAEVLNSMAVTNEHFQTALGASNPSALRETVVEVPNTSWEDIGGLENVKRELQETVQYPVEHPEKFEKFGMSPSKGVLFYGPPGCGKTLLAKAIANECQANFISVKGPELLTMWFGESEANVREIFDKARQSAPCVLFFDELDSIATQRGNSVGDAGGAADRVLNQLLTEMDGMTAKKTVFIIGATNRPDIIDPALLRPGRLDQLIYIPLPDEASRLQIFKACLRKSPVAKDVDLSALAQYTHGFSGADITEICQRACKYAIRENIEMDIERERKRSLNPEAMDEDDTDEVAEIKAAHFEESMKYARRSVSDADIRKYQLFAQTLQQSRGLGTEFKFAEHAANATPTGATADPFASVNAAGDEDDLYS from the exons ATGCACCCTGCTAAAATGGAAGAGCTCCAGCTGTTTAGAGGAGATACTGTATTGCTAAAG GGTAAAAAACGGAAGGACACTGTTTGTGTTGTCCTTGCGGATGAGCAATGTGAAGAACATAAGGTCAGATTGAACAAAGTCGTTCGGGCGAACCTTCGGATTCGTCTTGGGGATGTTGTATCTGTGCACCAGTGTCCTGATGTTAAGTATGCGAAGCGTGTtcatattcttcctattgatgaTACAATTGAAGGCATGACTGGCAACCTGTTTGATGCCTACTTGAAGC CATACTTCTTGGAGTCTTACCGCCCTGTGAGAAAGGGCGATCTCTTTGTAGTCAGAGGTGGCATGCGCAGTGTTGAGTTTAAAGTGGTTGAGACGGAGCCTGGAGAATATTGTGTTGTAGCACCTGATACAGAGATCTTTTGTGAGGGAGAACCAATCAAGCGTGAAGAGGAGGAGAGACTAAATGAAGTTGGATATGATGATGTTGGGGGTATGAGGAAGCAAATGGCTCAGATCCGTGAGCTGGTTGAACTCCCTCTGAGGCATCCGCAGTTGTTCAAGTCGATTGGTGTGAAACCACCAAAAGGTATTCTTCTCTATGGTCCCCCCGGATCGGGGAAAACCCTGATTGGAAGAGCTGTGGCAAATGAGACGGGtgcctttttctttttgattaatgGGCCTGAAATTATGTCCAAATTGGCTGGTGAGAGTGAGGGTAACTTGAGGAAGGCATTTGAGGAAGCCGAAAAGAATGCGCCatctattatatttattgatgagTTAGACTCGATTGCTCCAAAGAGAGAAAAGACACATGGTGAAGTTGAGCGGCGAATAGTTTCCCAACTTCTGACATTAATGGATGGACTCAAGTCTCGATCACATGTGATTGTCATGGGGGCTACCAACAGACCAAACAGTATTGATCCTGCTCTCAGGAGATTTGGAAGATTTGATCGGGAGATTGACATTGGCGTACCAGATGAAATAGGGAGGCTGGAGATCCTACGTATTCATACTAAAAACATGAAGCTCGATGATAAT GTTGATCTAGAGAGGGTTGCAAGAGACACACATGGTTATGTCGGAGCTGATCTTGCTGCCTTGTGCACTGAGGCTGCACTGCAGTGTATCAGGGAGAAAATGGATGTTATTGACTTGGAGGATGAGACCATTGATGCTGAAGTGTTGAATTCAATGGCTGTGACTAATGAGCATTTTCAAACTGCTCTGGGTGCTTCAAATCCATCAGCACTAAGAGAAACG GTAGTGGAGGTTCCCAATACATCTTGGGAGGATATTGGGGGGCTGGAAAATGTCAAGCGGGAACTTCAAGAG ACTGTTCAGTACCCGGTCGAGCATCCTGAAAAGTTTGAGAAGTTTGGAATGTCACCCTCCAAAGGGGTACTTTTCTATGGACCACCTGGTTGTGGCAAAACTTTACTGGCCAAGGCTATCGCAAATGAGTGTCAGGCTAACTTTATAAGTGTGAAAGGACCGGAGTTGCTTACGATGTGGTTTGGAGAAAGTGAAGCGAATGTTCGGGAAATATTTGACAAGGCACGGCAATCTGCTCCATGTGTACTGTTCTTTGATGAACTCGATTCCATTGCTACGCAG AGAGGAAATTCGGTGGGAGATGCTGGTGGTGCTGCTGATAGAGTACTCAATCAATTGTTGACGGAGATGGATGGAATGACAGCAAAAAAAACAGTTTTCATTATTGGGGCAACAAATAGGCCAGACATTATTGACCCTGCATTGCTCAGACCAGGTCGTCTTGACCAATTAATTTACATCCCCCTCCCGGATGAAGCTTCTCGTCTTCAAATCTTCAAAGCATGCTTGCGTAAGTCCCCTGTCGCAAAGGACGTGGATCTGTCAGCTCTAGCACAGTATACACATGGTTTTAGTGGTGCAGACATAACCGAGATTTGTCAGCGAGCATGCAAATATGCCATTAGGGAAAACATTGAAATG GAtattgagagagagaggaagaggAGCTTGAACCCTGAAGCCATGGATGAAGATGACACCGATGAAGTGGCTGAAATAAAGGCTGCACACTTTGAGGAGTCCATGAAATATGCTCGAAGAAGTGTGAGTGATGCTGACATTAGGAAGTACCAGCTTTTTGCTCAAACATTACAACAATCACGCGGACTTGGAACTGAGTTCAAATTTGCTGAGCATGCAGCTAATGCTACACCAACCGGGGCAACAGCCGACCCATTTGCTTCTGTTAATGCTGCTGGAGACGAGGATGATTTGTACAGTTAA